From one Lycium barbarum isolate Lr01 chromosome 6, ASM1917538v2, whole genome shotgun sequence genomic stretch:
- the LOC132645262 gene encoding cytochrome P450 87A3-like, whose product MWNIISLWAVGVIVIGISHWVYKWKNPKCRGILPPGSMGLPIIGESFQYFSSHSYQGIPPFIAKRTARYGTLFKTSLLGQPVVISTDPEINHYVFQQEEKLFRCWYTKSAIELTGMQGLIANDGVVHKYLRSFILSLIGPEGLKRDLLSEIDLVTRKHLHCWARRGEVDVKEATAIMLFIFFAGKILGCDEQEALELREHYKAFYNGFLSFPVNVPGTAFHACLQGRKNAVKVIKDIFKKRKLSKEKRDEKDFLDYLFQEVDNDEALLTEAIAVDAIFLLIFAAYETTSSSITLLLKHLKDRPDVLGQLMEEHGQIRRNRVDKDAPISWVEYKSMTFTQMVTNETVRLANIVPGIFRIVLKDVDIKGYTIPAGWIFMVCPSSVHLDPTKYASPLTFNPWRWKDEELHSASKKFMAFGGGIRLCAGADLSKVQTSIFLYYLLENYSWNVTNDGNIVRQPGLIFKKALRIQIREIQRENDKEIIA is encoded by the exons atgtGGAATATTATCAGTTTATGGGCAGTAGGAGTAATAGTTATAGGAATAAGTCATTGGGTTTACAAATGGAAGAATCCCAAATGCAGAGGGATTCTGCCTCCTGGCTCCATGGGACTTCCCATCATTGGAGAGTCCTTTCAATATTTCTCTTCCCATTCCTATCAAGGAATTCCACCCTTCATTGCCAAAAGGACTGCAAG GTACGGGACACTGTTTAAAACAAGTTTACTTGGGCAGCCAGTGGTTATATCCACTGATCCAGAAATCAATCACTATGTCTTCCAACAAGAAGAAAAGCTCTTCCGGTGCTGGTACACAAAGAGTGCTATTGAACTCACTGGCATGCAAGGATTGATTGCTAATGATGGGGTTGTCCATAAATACCTCAGGAGTTTTATTCTCTCTCTTATCGGCCCAGAAGGGTTAAAGAGAGATTTATTATCTGAAATTGATCTCGTAACTCGTAAACACTTGCATTGCTGGGCTAGGCGTGGCGAGGTTGACGTCAAAGAAGCAACTGCAATT ATGCTATTCATATTTTTTGCGGGAAAGATCCTTGGTTGCGATGAACAAGAGGCGTTGGAATTAAGAGAACATTACAAAGCTTTTTACAATGGCTTTCTCTCATTCCCTGTCAATGTGCCAGGAACAGCTTTCCATGCATGTTTACAG GGGCGTAAAAATGCTGTAAAGGTGATCAAAGACATTTTCAAGAAAAGGAAGCTATCCAAGGAGAAAAGAGATGAGAAAGATTTCTTAGATTACCTATTTCAAGAAGTGGACAATGATGAAGCACTTCTAACTGAAGCAATTGCCGTGGATGCAATCTTTTTACTTATATTTGCTGCTTATGAAACCACTTCTTCCTCCATTACGCTACTCCTTAAACACCTGAAAGATCGTCCTGACGTTTTAGGACAACTGATG GAAGAACATGGGCAAATTCGTAGAAATCGAGTAGACAAGGACGCCCCAATTTCATGGGTTGAATACAAGTCGATGACCTTCACGCAAATG GTTACAAATGAGACAGTAAGGCTTGCAAATATCGTCCCAGGGATTTTTAGAATAGTACTAAAGGATGTGGATATCAAAG GATATACAATTCCGGCAGGATGGATTTTTATGGTATGTCCATCATCAGTTCATCTAGATCCAACCAAGTATGCGAGTCCCCTTACGTTTAATCCATGGCGATGGAAG GACGAGGAATTACATAGTGCATCAAAAAAATTCATGGCGTTTGGCGGAGGAATCAGATTGTGTGCTGGAGCTGATCTTTCAAAGGTGCAAACATCCATTTTTCTCTATTACTTGCTGGAAAATTACAG TTGGAATGTGACAAATGATGGAAATATTGTACGACAACCCGGTTTAATCTTCAAGAAGGCGTTACGCATTCAAATCCGTGAAATTCAAAGAGAAAATGACAAGGAAATCATTGCCTGA